The following are encoded in a window of Methanocalculus natronophilus genomic DNA:
- the pheT gene encoding phenylalanine--tRNA ligase subunit beta: MAIITLNYEYLERLCKTDKDTVLAALPMIGSDIERIEEDHADVEFFPDRTDLYSVEGVARAMRGFLGIETGLPQYRVRESAITFTVDPALATIRPVLGSAVIRNLSFDDASIESLMALQEALHWAIGRGRSKVAIGVHDLSMLTPPFSYIASPRDRQFVPLDYSEPMTMDEILIKHPKGKEYAGIVGHFDRFPLIVDSNDQVLSFPPIINGELTRVTGETTDILLDVTGTDERAVQNTVAIICCAFAEAGGTIESVSIDGVQTPTLAPAERTIDVYDCSRLLGLDLTPDSIIPLLEKMRFGAELLEGSKVRVSVPCYRADIMHDWDIFEDVAIAFGFTAFPATLPPSFTIGAEDPAARLARIVSEIAIGLGYTEVMPFTLTNERVSYDQMQRPRSDHALKVLHPISIENTMIRTDLIPSLLEILQLNTHRELPQRIFSVGDVNAGVLTYQKAAGVAIHPAADFSEVYATVDAFMRELGGESITIAGSDDPAFLPGRQGAIMHASQKIGCFGEVHPDVIVAFDLEHPVIGFEIDLRPFV, from the coding sequence ATGGCGATTATTACACTGAATTATGAGTATCTTGAACGGCTCTGCAAAACTGACAAAGATACCGTTCTTGCAGCGCTCCCGATGATCGGATCTGACATCGAACGGATCGAAGAGGATCATGCGGATGTCGAGTTCTTCCCTGACAGAACCGATTTGTACTCTGTTGAAGGGGTGGCACGTGCAATGCGTGGTTTCCTTGGTATTGAGACCGGTCTGCCGCAGTACAGGGTCAGGGAATCCGCAATCACCTTCACCGTCGATCCGGCTCTTGCCACCATCCGCCCGGTCCTCGGATCAGCGGTGATCCGGAACCTTTCCTTTGACGATGCCTCAATCGAGTCGCTGATGGCTCTCCAGGAGGCACTCCACTGGGCAATCGGGCGGGGGCGTTCCAAGGTTGCTATCGGGGTGCATGATCTCTCGATGCTAACCCCGCCCTTTTCATATATCGCATCTCCCCGTGATCGGCAGTTTGTCCCCCTCGACTATTCAGAACCGATGACTATGGATGAGATCCTCATCAAACATCCGAAAGGAAAGGAATATGCCGGTATTGTCGGGCATTTTGATCGGTTTCCCCTCATCGTTGATTCCAATGACCAGGTACTTTCGTTTCCACCGATTATCAATGGGGAACTGACCAGGGTTACGGGGGAGACGACAGATATCCTTCTTGATGTCACCGGCACAGACGAACGCGCTGTGCAGAACACGGTTGCGATCATCTGCTGCGCGTTTGCTGAAGCCGGTGGAACAATAGAATCGGTCTCAATTGACGGGGTACAGACCCCCACACTCGCCCCGGCTGAGCGGACAATCGATGTTTATGACTGTTCCCGGCTGCTTGGGCTGGATCTCACACCGGATTCGATCATCCCCCTGCTGGAGAAGATGCGGTTTGGAGCAGAGCTGCTTGAAGGGTCAAAGGTGCGGGTTTCTGTTCCCTGTTACCGGGCCGACATCATGCATGACTGGGATATCTTCGAAGATGTCGCCATCGCCTTTGGCTTCACCGCCTTCCCGGCCACCCTGCCACCATCCTTCACGATCGGAGCTGAGGATCCTGCAGCCCGGCTTGCCCGCATCGTTTCTGAGATTGCAATTGGTCTTGGGTATACCGAAGTGATGCCGTTTACCCTGACCAATGAACGGGTCAGCTATGACCAGATGCAGAGACCGCGTTCAGATCATGCCCTGAAGGTGCTCCATCCAATCTCAATAGAAAACACCATGATCAGAACCGATCTCATACCGTCCCTCCTTGAGATCCTCCAGCTGAATACGCACCGGGAACTGCCCCAGCGGATCTTTTCTGTCGGGGATGTCAATGCCGGAGTACTCACCTACCAGAAAGCAGCAGGTGTGGCGATTCATCCGGCAGCAGATTTCTCAGAGGTGTATGCGACGGTTGATGCATTCATGAGGGAACTGGGAGGAGAATCCATAACTATTGCCGGATCAGATGATCCTGCGTTCCTCCCCGGCAGGCAGGGTGCGATTATGCATGCCTCGCAAAAGATTGGATGCTTCGGTGAAGTACATCCGGATGTGATTGTTGCCTTCGATCTCGAACATCCAGTGATCGGGTTTGAGATTGATCTGAGACCCTTTGTATGA
- a CDS encoding phenylalanine--tRNA ligase subunit alpha, which yields MTANEKRLLKALARYGSADASLLAEDLSTDEGAVVQWAHLASGRGLVQIRRDVCLEYHLTEEGRRYAADGLPERQVIDSIDDEIQMAELSRHPLAKVAIGWMRKNGWITIEGGIARKAAGITPSTDETALAQIASGDPDIADIGELKARGLVTVSEEVQWIISLTEAGASQVEQGLDLRPEVGTLTREQIISGSWRNESLRTYSLATPPRRIYPGKAHPYRRILDDVRSLLLEMGFTEFSGDIVQSAFWNFDALFQPQDHPAREMQDTFYLDSPLPLPDGWEKIRAMHEHGGDTSSTGWGGTWDVAKAEQSVLRTHSTALSIQYLAAHPNPPVKAFSLSRVYRRESIDPTHLAEFEQLEGIVMDEGVTFSHLLGFLKEFYLRMGFSDVRFRPAYFPYTEPSVEPEVWVDGLGWVELGGAGIFREEVTSPFGIRYPVLAWGLGISRVAMLRLGLTDLRQLYKSDIDWIRNHPSYGRA from the coding sequence ATGACGGCAAATGAGAAACGACTCCTCAAAGCACTTGCCCGGTATGGATCTGCTGATGCCTCTCTTCTTGCAGAGGATCTCTCAACCGATGAGGGTGCGGTTGTCCAGTGGGCACACCTTGCATCAGGACGAGGGCTCGTTCAGATCAGGCGTGATGTCTGCTTAGAATACCACCTTACCGAAGAGGGCCGCAGGTACGCAGCAGACGGCCTCCCTGAACGGCAGGTGATCGATTCAATTGACGATGAGATCCAGATGGCTGAACTTTCACGGCATCCCCTGGCAAAGGTGGCCATCGGGTGGATGCGGAAGAACGGATGGATTACTATAGAGGGGGGCATTGCACGAAAAGCAGCTGGTATCACCCCTTCCACCGATGAGACAGCGCTTGCGCAGATTGCATCAGGCGATCCTGACATCGCGGATATCGGCGAACTGAAGGCACGGGGGCTCGTCACTGTCTCTGAAGAAGTGCAGTGGATCATCTCTCTGACAGAGGCAGGTGCCAGCCAGGTGGAGCAGGGCCTTGATCTCCGGCCTGAAGTCGGAACCTTAACCCGCGAGCAGATCATCTCTGGCTCATGGCGAAACGAATCCCTCCGCACATACAGCCTTGCCACACCGCCAAGAAGGATCTATCCCGGCAAGGCCCACCCATACCGCAGGATCCTTGATGACGTCCGCTCACTTCTCCTTGAGATGGGCTTTACTGAATTCTCAGGAGACATTGTCCAGAGTGCGTTCTGGAACTTCGATGCCCTCTTCCAGCCACAGGATCATCCCGCCCGTGAAATGCAGGATACCTTCTATCTCGACTCCCCCCTGCCTCTGCCGGACGGCTGGGAGAAGATACGTGCTATGCATGAGCATGGCGGCGACACCTCATCGACAGGATGGGGCGGCACCTGGGATGTCGCAAAAGCAGAACAATCGGTTCTCAGGACGCACTCAACGGCGCTCTCCATCCAGTACCTTGCAGCCCATCCAAACCCTCCTGTAAAGGCATTCTCACTCTCCCGGGTCTATCGGCGGGAGTCTATCGATCCAACACACCTTGCGGAGTTTGAACAGCTTGAAGGTATCGTCATGGATGAGGGTGTCACCTTCAGCCACCTCCTTGGTTTCTTAAAAGAGTTTTATCTCAGGATGGGATTCTCAGATGTGCGGTTCAGACCGGCATACTTCCCCTATACCGAACCCTCGGTAGAGCCTGAGGTCTGGGTGGATGGCCTTGGCTGGGTGGAGCTTGGCGGTGCCGGTATCTTCCGTGAAGAGGTGACCTCGCCGTTTGGGATCAGGTATCCGGTGCTTGCATGGGGCCTTGGCATCTCCCGTGTGGCGATGCTCAGGCTTGGCTTAACGGATCTCCGCCAGCTCTATAAAAGCGATATCGACTGGATACGGAACCACCCCTCATATGGGAGGGCATGA